A single window of Leishmania panamensis strain MHOM/PA/94/PSC-1 chromosome 35 sequence DNA harbors:
- a CDS encoding hypothetical protein (TriTrypDB/GeneDB-style sysID: LpmP.35.6910), with the protein MDIKDDYRTSVARARKEERDSRERCRQLRNEYQDDLLKTRIAQFRDCFLSDARFHLTRRSIAEESLMLTLRNTAACWSKVCERTITRQLDIESAKKHKVLRDAAFLESIHQREVEAQRSVEASDQSRWEDLNSRYTAQLLGDRNAAVSTTLEDVMKRTAECLSEIEASHVDSAGAKLLTAFLVNATLWRRTSVDDTTAAVVREAFDQIFHGSPYAQSSPAFLALLEFCYRQHRTTPPLAQVLRLCSVPILVLDGPKYSGKSILASFLKSKYRFLCISDETLVQRALQAASDEAVKEEGKGAGDWAPLGRCLRQVLLGGGTVDVQLMTEMLCLQLAELRNAREGLSYDAILLEGDVRSVDAYKALAQRLSSQPVHPHLKIAQRWGLSTTADVDDGATNAEAAAENLPSLLCLPDHLSTECDTPAKQEPKARPLKKVDLATLPPAVLPEVEDTQSAQEAERTFVAQAEQELASLPTVISGVLHISCAPEEVFHRFAGLRTDCETGDRYHLTYNPPPQERLPYMVPLGRPDASSVELHEAVFHHIEGWSATRRWLAQQSEGSIFARVYELAGDGPAIEVQQEALEAVNQIISNFRISQQLLDERDASAARLSELEATWASQKVAREAERLRLIELYTEKGAPIPPVLQPTVVKTSSSSATKLSAAAASVILKALANFTELYEADYAGTWRRTTQLVLLFLRYYTRVESQMGLYWERPDDKQAILHRFQRSFDSLPASMRVLPACKAELHLSLDALNEALHRCIALRDVEARGLLDTLTSTTSFMRSWQTLVCQGFTRLLQAEVDRYVFAMHIFSFFLGAVTGEPLRFDDGEVDMPLLSMNTPDRPTQSTSVAADASPSSSSGGKPAKEKRAAVAKKGHKAVEEQSEKIAEDQLAEVVQGVLNGFSSITDKLKAAVEAQGKAPKRAGGGGSGGNSSTSNSLAAPAVILAIATAKCYGFMEAERAAAASRVAAIHSCGRMLLKEAEAHARKMRTRMEAGLLKVMEQEAAAANTAVYILRGCVESEKKSPTMHLGCTTFAVLQERLPRASPSAGSASAALVCASRMPMKINSTFEERCSFLTDVPLLAQLREPQLTLHPGLTAARLLELVQQLRCVAPDYQLSRFDFLLLVEGSDYAEAAAVGLDAAHMVKTREELFSTFDPQCTGFADWRDVVVHLLFWVRPPTAATAPAAATAQNDIRDISLQDLLDTRANLGVCGLTKEQFFDMSFFFDRYLDDALVEAYTHILWCTFHDATNHILQPYTLLGFLCADPQPIRGVQKAFRILSAPNAEGRISLEEMDSLCHLKATSERRMAQLDPCCRMNLRLLFGTAATCSFEDVCASPIGRKMLNHADLFRRRQFFKRK; encoded by the coding sequence ATGGACATCAAAGACGACTACCGAACCTCTGTTGCACGGGCACGCAAGGAGGAGCGTGACAGTCGTGAGCGCTGTCGCCAGCTGCGCAACGAGTACCAAGATGACCTCCTCAAGACGCGCATCGCACAATTCAGAGATTGCTTTCTGAGTGATGCTCGCTTTCACCTCACCCGCCGTTCCATAGCAGAGGAGAGCTTGATGCTCACGCTTCGAAACACTGCAGCATGCTGGTCGAAGGTCTGCGAGAGGACCATCACCCGCCAGCTCGATATCGAGTCTGCTAAGAAGCACAAAGTATTGCGCGACGCGGCCTTTCTTGAGAGTATTCATCAgcgagaggtggaggcgcagcgcagcgtggAGGCGAGCGATCAGTCACGGTGGGAGGACTTGAATTCGCGGTACACCGCTCAGCTGCTCGGCGACCGCAACGCAGCGGTGAGCACAACATTGGAAGACGTGATGAAACGCACTGCGGAGTGCTTGAGTGAAATAGAGGCGAGCCACGTCGACAGCGCAGGCGCAAAGCTGCTGACGGCATTTTTGGTAAATGCgacgctgtggcggcggacCAGCGTCGACgacaccactgccgcagtCGTGCGAGAGGCGTTTGATCAAATCTTCCACGGCAGCCCGTACGCCCAGTCTAGCCCAGCATTTCTCGCCCTGTTAGAGTTCTGCTACAGGCAGCACCGAACCACTccaccgctggcgcaggtgctgcggctgtgttCGGTGCCCATCTTAGTACTAGATGGCCCCAAGTACAGCGGCAAGAGTATCTTGGCCAGCTTTTTGAAGTCAAAATATCGCTTCCTGTGCATTTCCGATGAGACACTGGTGCAGCGCGCCCTGCAAGCCGCCTCTGATGAGGCggtgaaggaagagggaaaaggcgcTGGTGACTGGGCCCCTCTCGGGCGCTGCCTGCGCCAAGTACTTTTGGGTGGTGGCACCGTGGACGTGCAACTCATGACGGAGATGCTGTGCCTGCAGTTGGCGGAGTTACGAAACGCACGTGAGGGTTTGTCGTATGACGCCATTCTGCTCGAGGGTGACGTCCGCTCCGTTGATGCGTACAAGGCACTGGCGCAGCGTCTCAGCAGCCAACCAGTACACCCGCATCTCAAGATTGCGCAGCGATGGGGACTGTCAACGACTGCTGACGTCGACGATGGTGCGACCAacgcggaggcagcggctgagAATTTGCCCTCCCTTTTGTGCCTACCCGACCATCTTTCTACGGAATGCGATACACCCGCAAAGCAGGAGCCCAAGGCGCGGCCCCTCAAGAAGGTCGACCTTGCCACCCTTCCTCCTGCAGTGCTGCCGGAGGTAGAGGACACACAGTCCGCCCAGGAAGCGGAGCGCACCTTTGTGGCGCAGGCTGAGCAGGAGCTAGCCTCCCTTCCTACGGTGATCTCCGGGGTACTGCACATTAGCTGTGCCCCGGAGGAGGTTTTCCACCGCTTCGCAGGACTGCGCACGGACTGCGAGACAGGAGACAGGTACCACCTCACGTACAATCCGCCGCCCCAGGAGCGGCTTCCGTACATGGTGCCGCTGGGTCGCCCGGATGCGTCGTCGGTGGAGCTGCATGAAGCTGTCTTTCACCACATCGAGGGATGGAGCGCCACACGCCGATGGCTTGCGCAGCAGTCAGAGGGGTCTATCTTTGCCCGTGTCTACGAGCTAGCGGGCGATGGCCCAGCCATCGAGGTGCAACAGGAGGCACTGGAGGCGGTGAATCAAATTATCTCCAACTTTCGAATTAGCCAGCAGCTTCTCGACGAGCGCGATGCTTCCGCTGCCCGGCTGAGCGAGTTGGAGGCAACATGGGCGTCTCAGAAGGTCGCCCGTGAGGCGGAACGGCTGCGGCTCATCGAGCTCTACACCGAGAAAGGCGCCCCAATCCCACCGGTCCTGCAGCCTACCGTGGTGAAGACATCTAGCTCATCGGCAACGAAGctgagcgctgctgcagcaagcGTTATCCTCAAGGCGCTGGCAAATTTCACGGAGCTCTACGAGGCTGACTACGCCGGCACCTGGCGCAGGACGACACAGCTGGTGCTACTCTTCCTCCGCTACTACACGAGGGTAGAGTCCCAAATGGGTTTATACTGGGAGCGGCCGGATGACAAGCAGGCCATCCTGCATCGCTTCCAGCGGAGCTTCGACTCGCTGCCAGCGTCTATGCGAGTGCTACCAGCGTGCAAGGCTGAGCTACACCTTTCCCTGGACGCGCTGAATGAAGCACTGCACAGGTGCATCGCCTTGCGCGATGTCGAGGCAAGGGGTCTGCTTGACACTTTGACTAGCACGACAAGCTTCATGCGGAGCTGGCAGACACTTGTGTGCCAAGGGTTTACCCGCCTCTTACAGGCTGAGGTGGATCGCTACGTCTTTGCGATGCACATattctccttcttccttgGCGCTGTCACAGGGGAACCTCTGAGGttcgacgacggcgaggtggacatgccgctgctgtcaaTGAACACCCCCGATCGGCCCACGCAATCAACCAGCGTTGCAGCGGATGCTtcgccgtcgtcttcgtcggGCGGAAAGCCAGCCAAGGAGAAGCGGGCAGCAGTAGCGAAGAAGGGCCACAAAGCTGTGGAGGAGCAGAGTGAGAAGATTGCGGAGGATCAGCTCGCGGAGGTGGTTCAAGGCGTGCTGAATGGCTTCTCGTCCATCACGGATAAACTGAAGGCTGCTGTGGAGGCTCAGGGAAAGGCGCCAAAGCgcgccggcggtggaggcagtggcggcaacagcagcacgagcaacAGCCTTGCCGCACCCGCCGTCATCCTGGCCATCGCCACGGCCAAGTGCTACGGGTTTATGGAGGCGGAAagggctgctgccgcctcccgGGTGGCGGCGATTCACTCTTGTGGGCGGATGTTGCTTAAGGAGGCGGAAGCGCACGCGAGGAAGATGCGCACGCGAATGGAAGCAGGCCTTTTGAAAGTGATGGAGcaggaggccgccgccgctaaCACGGCCGTGTACATTTTGCGTGGATGTGTGGAgtcagagaagaagagcccCACTATGCATCTGGGCTGCACCACATTTGCTGTGCTCCAGGAGAGGCTGCCGCGTGCCTCACccagcgccggcagcgctTCGGCAGCGCTGGTCTGCGCGTCGAGAATGCCAATGAAGATCAATTCCACATTTgaggagcgctgcagcttccTCACTGATGTACCGCTTCTTGCGCAGCTGAGAGAGCCGCAGCTCACGTTGCACCCAGggctgacggcggcgcgaCTGCTCGAGCTCGTCCAGCAGTTACGCTGCGTTGCGCCTGATTACCAGCTGAGCCGATTCGACTTTCTGCTTTTGGTGGAGGGCAGCGATTACGCCGAAGCCGCGGCCGTCGGTCTGGATGCCGCGCACATGGTCAAAACCCGAGAGGAGCTGTTTAGCACCTTCGACCCGCAGTGCACCGGCTTTGCGGACTGGCGTGATGTGGTTGTGCACCTACTCTTCTGGGTTAGACCGCCCActgcggcaacggcgccagcagccgccaccgcgcagaACGACATTCGCGATATTTCACTGCAGGATCTGCTGGACACGCGCGCCAACCTTGGGGTTTGCGGGCTCACCAAGGAGCAGTTCTTCGACATGTCGTTCTTCTTCGACCGCTACCTTGATGACGCACTGGTGGAGGCCTACACGCACATTTTGTGGTGCACGTTCCACGACGCCACCAACCACATCCTTCAGCCATACACACTGCTTGGCTTCTTGTGTGCCGATCCGCAGCCGATCCGTGGCGTCCAAAAGGCTTTTCGCATCCTCTCCGCCCCCAACGCTGAGGGCCGCATCTCCTTGGAGGAGATGGACTCGCTGTGCCACCTCAAAGCGACAAGTGAGCGCCGGATGGCCCAACTAGACCCGTGCTGCAGGATGAACCTACGGCTTCTCTTcggcactgcagcgacgTGCTCCTTTGAGGATGTCTGCGCCTCGCCAATTGGTCGCAAAATGTTGAACCATGCGGACCTCTTCCGCCGCCGGCAGTTCTTCAAGCGCAAGTAG
- a CDS encoding hypothetical protein (TriTrypDB/GeneDB-style sysID: LpmP.35.6920): MSSNPLISPSQSLAAHFPERTGGPAWTRQASANTTWTLQGLLLTDLWEEPLHTCSRTRDRLGYIDFGMVIPPIRAFVYSMLLPYASYPIALVHLYGFYRCTRTMVFPKYYKRQRYSERVMYGVQKRVYNARVRRILESQIDDVQEIQHALEVVGSTRNQFVDDPHHKGTAYFVVEQKIMKPEAIFTGENWAWAFISDTCRYVTPVLFAYLFHPSCKRLTVDWRLWRQGRLQWRQVRHPILNFFKTYNEYNLAMRRINITKPAPKGAQPWSRNL; the protein is encoded by the coding sequence ATGTCGTCCAATCCCTTGATTTCTCCCTCACAGTCGTTGGCCGCACACTTCCCGGAGCGAACGGGTGGCCCGGCGTGGACGCGACAGGCATCTGCGAATACCACTTGGACGCTTCAAGGGCTCCTCCTGACCGACCTCTGGGAGGAGCCGCTTCACacgtgcagccgcacccgcGATCGCCTTGGCTATATTGACTTCGGCATGGTGATACCACCCATCCGCGCTTTCGTGTACTCCATGCTGCTCCCCTACGCCAGCTACCCCATTGCGCTGGTTCATCTCTATGGGTTTTACCGCTGCACTCGGACAATGGTCTTTCCTAAATACTacaagcggcagcgctacTCTGAGCGCGTCATGTACGGTGTGCAGAAGCGCGTGTACAACGCGCGAGTGAGACGTATTTTGGAGTCGCAAATCGATGACGTTCAGGAAATTCAGCACGccctggaggtggtgggttCGACACGTAATCAGTTCGTGGATGACCCACACCACAAGGGCACGGCCTACTTTGTAGTAGAGCAGAAAATCATGAAGCCGGAAGCCATCTTCACCGGTGAGAACTGGGCCTGGGCCTTCATCTCGGACACCTGCCGCTACGTCACGCCAGTGCTCTTCGCGTACCTGTTCCACCCGTCATGCAAACGTTTGACGGTGGACTGGCGGCTGTGGAGACAGGGTCGTCTTCAGTGGCGGCAGGTGCGCCACCCTATTCTCAATTTCTTTAAGACGTACAATGAATACAATCTAGCGATGCGACGCATCAACATTACGAAGCCTGCCCCCAAGGGTGCCCAGCCGTGGAGCCGCAACCTCTGA